The following proteins are co-located in the Desulfobacterales bacterium genome:
- a CDS encoding FAD-dependent oxidoreductase — translation MILFQPFNIGGMELKNRYVMAPMSLNLCKNGYVTDEMIRFFEERAKGGVGLIVIGDGIVDVPIGNNVKESLAIDEDKYIDGLKKLTDAVHAHGCKIAMQLSHGGRRAGRVSRQGYLDVTRGQIPVAPSPLAHPVTGQVVPRELTKAEIHEIVEAFAQASMRSVEAGFDSIGLHCAHMYLCGEFLSPWANIRNDEYGKDFEGRLKFVLEIISGIKNYLGSKIPLMVRINGEEPEGGNSLDDIRGIASRMEAEGVDALHVSVGFGAPTKTEGLIPSVTPMRSESGVILHLAENVKKAVSIPVIAVNKLGDINVAERALKEKRADMIALGRPLIADPYLPQKAKNGNYDDIRPCIYCSQGCIGNVLEKDAAVVCSINPWAGRENENLEKVSRSKKILVLGGGPSGLKAALTASERGHAVFIVDKAAELGGQLKIAGIPPGKSDIKPYWKYLVQSVRKSGIHVVLNQELTEGWLEKHKPDVAIIATGSSQKTLNLPGADLNHVMRATDILKEKEVAGNRIVVLGGGQIGCEVAEYLSHMGKRVTIVEVQNDVALGLNKINRLSLLMSLERLGVKIMAKTQAESITENGLWVDYFGDKFLIEADTLVVAIGSEPNVEKIENLIGKYVPEVYHIGDCKSPGGILEAVRDGFQVGACV, via the coding sequence ATGATACTTTTTCAACCTTTTAACATCGGTGGTATGGAATTAAAAAACAGATATGTTATGGCACCGATGTCTCTAAACTTATGTAAGAACGGTTATGTAACTGATGAAATGATTCGTTTTTTCGAAGAACGGGCAAAAGGTGGCGTCGGTCTTATCGTGATAGGGGATGGCATCGTCGACGTTCCAATAGGTAATAATGTCAAGGAGAGTTTGGCGATTGATGAGGACAAATATATTGATGGACTCAAAAAATTGACGGATGCAGTACACGCGCATGGATGTAAGATTGCCATGCAATTGTCTCATGGGGGGCGCCGAGCCGGCAGGGTCTCCCGGCAAGGGTACTTAGATGTAACAAGGGGACAAATTCCAGTTGCCCCTTCACCGCTGGCCCATCCGGTTACCGGTCAGGTTGTTCCAAGAGAACTGACGAAAGCTGAAATACATGAGATTGTGGAAGCATTTGCCCAGGCATCTATGCGTTCAGTTGAAGCCGGATTTGATTCAATCGGCCTGCATTGCGCGCATATGTATCTTTGTGGTGAATTCCTTTCTCCATGGGCGAATATCCGAAATGATGAATATGGGAAGGATTTCGAGGGAAGGCTTAAGTTTGTACTTGAAATCATAAGCGGCATTAAAAATTACCTGGGATCGAAAATCCCTTTAATGGTCAGGATTAACGGCGAGGAGCCCGAGGGGGGGAATTCGTTAGATGACATCCGGGGCATTGCCTCTCGCATGGAAGCCGAAGGGGTTGATGCGCTGCATGTTTCTGTGGGCTTTGGCGCACCAACAAAAACCGAAGGCCTTATCCCGTCGGTTACGCCAATGAGATCAGAGTCCGGCGTTATCCTGCATTTGGCAGAAAATGTCAAAAAAGCTGTATCAATTCCGGTTATAGCCGTAAATAAGCTGGGTGATATTAATGTAGCTGAAAGGGCTCTTAAAGAAAAACGGGCTGATATGATTGCTTTAGGCCGGCCGTTGATAGCTGATCCCTATTTACCGCAAAAAGCCAAAAATGGAAATTATGATGATATAAGGCCATGTATCTATTGCAGCCAGGGGTGTATCGGAAATGTCCTGGAAAAAGATGCAGCAGTGGTATGCAGTATTAACCCGTGGGCCGGCAGAGAAAACGAAAATTTAGAGAAGGTATCCAGGTCCAAAAAAATTTTGGTTTTAGGGGGTGGACCTTCAGGGCTAAAAGCCGCATTAACGGCTTCAGAAAGAGGCCATGCGGTATTTATAGTTGACAAGGCAGCAGAACTCGGCGGACAGCTTAAGATTGCCGGAATACCACCTGGAAAAAGTGATATTAAACCTTATTGGAAATATTTGGTCCAATCTGTCAGAAAGTCCGGAATACATGTTGTGCTTAACCAGGAGTTAACAGAGGGATGGTTAGAGAAACACAAACCGGATGTTGCAATTATAGCCACAGGGAGTAGCCAGAAAACTTTAAATCTGCCGGGTGCGGATTTGAACCATGTCATGCGAGCAACAGATATTTTAAAAGAAAAAGAGGTCGCCGGCAATAGAATTGTTGTTTTAGGAGGGGGGCAGATTGGCTGTGAAGTGGCAGAATATTTGTCCCATATGGGCAAAAGAGTAACGATTGTTGAAGTTCAAAACGATGTAGCGCTTGGACTCAACAAAATAAATCGCCTGTCTCTGCTCATGTCATTAGAGCGCCTCGGCGTAAAGATTATGGCAAAAACTCAGGCGGAATCGATCACAGAAAATGGATTATGGGTAGATTATTTTGGCGATAAATTTTTGATTGAGGCTGATACGCTTGTGGTTGCGATCGGATCAGAACCCAATGTCGAAAAGATTGAAAACCTGATTGGTAAATATGTGCCGGAAGTCTATCATATTGGAGACTGTAAGAGCCCCGGGGGGATACTGGAGGCTGTGCGTGATGGTTTTCAGGTAGGGGCTTGCGTTTAA
- a CDS encoding isocitrate lyase/phosphoenolpyruvate mutase family protein: MYSFNDAIRRAEAYAEAGADAIFIEAPSSIEEIEKIPKLLPGIHLVINMVEGSEKTPLLDLNDIKSMGYSLILYPISMLLASIKWMKFVLKTLKQDGSTKLAEEYMSSFSEMFQTVDLQYYRNLEKNF, from the coding sequence GTGTATAGTTTCAATGATGCGATCAGGCGGGCCGAAGCCTATGCGGAGGCAGGTGCAGATGCAATTTTTATTGAAGCTCCGAGCAGCATTGAAGAAATAGAAAAAATACCCAAACTGCTTCCTGGTATTCACCTCGTTATTAATATGGTTGAAGGGAGCGAGAAAACTCCACTTTTAGACTTAAATGATATAAAATCAATGGGTTATAGTTTGATTCTTTATCCGATAAGTATGCTTTTAGCCTCTATCAAATGGATGAAGTTCGTGCTTAAAACCCTTAAACAGGATGGTAGTACGAAGCTGGCGGAAGAATATATGAGCTCTTTTTCTGAAATGTTTCAGACCGTGGATTTGCAGTATTATCGGAATCTGGAAAAAAACTTTTGA
- a CDS encoding FAD-dependent oxidoreductase, which translates to MSLFHHLFAPIKIGNAYIENRVAMAPMATLGYGNENGGLSQRAIEYYLERARGGVGLIISGTFKVENAIDPLTENVPLISPSLIPALTELAEAVHAFGTKLFIQLSAGFGRVASPLMLLGQPVSASTIPNFWDPNIKCNELSVDDIQAIVESFGNAAEIVALCGVDGIELHGHEGYLFDQFMTNLWNKRSDQYGGSLENRLRFPLQVLQKIKKRLSPDFPVQYRYGLKHYVKAIHHGAVSGEQFEEAGRDTNEGIEIGKKLEKAGFDALHVDAGCYDSWYWAHPPNFMGHGCLADLIAKVKREVNIPVIGVGRLDDPFTANRVVGEGKMDLAAIGRGLLADPHWVKKIRKDQAESIRPCIACHEGCLNRIFEGKPLSCSLNPTVGRERRYAAEPVINALNTVVVGGGIGGLEAARVLGLRGHHVKLFEKRNDLGGHVIAGSVPEFKRDLRRLLQWYERQLKEEGVEVVVGKAVNEDLLNRQNADLVIFATGSYPVAPKIQGLSNENSMFVSDLLMKSDTLEGDVVTIIGGGHSGCEAALHMAPKKRKVRIVEMLPELMMAGMTVPYVNKKMLLDLLDYYEVEVLTSSCVVEISNAALTITDKDNKDRRFNSDIVAYATGMAPDRRLYDKFKDNIPGSYLVGDAREPRNIQAAIWEAYEVGRTV; encoded by the coding sequence ATGAGTTTGTTTCACCACCTCTTCGCTCCCATAAAAATTGGCAATGCCTATATCGAAAATCGTGTTGCCATGGCACCGATGGCGACTTTGGGGTACGGCAATGAAAATGGCGGTCTAAGCCAGAGAGCAATTGAATATTATCTTGAAAGAGCGCGTGGTGGGGTTGGTTTGATCATTAGCGGCACTTTCAAAGTAGAAAATGCAATTGACCCCCTCACTGAAAATGTCCCCCTTATATCCCCATCTTTAATACCCGCATTAACCGAGTTGGCCGAAGCAGTTCATGCATTCGGAACCAAGCTTTTTATCCAATTAAGCGCTGGTTTTGGCCGGGTGGCTAGCCCTTTAATGCTGCTTGGCCAACCCGTATCAGCTTCTACAATTCCTAATTTTTGGGATCCTAATATAAAATGCAATGAGTTAAGCGTCGATGATATCCAAGCCATAGTTGAAAGTTTTGGTAATGCGGCTGAAATCGTCGCTCTTTGCGGTGTCGATGGCATAGAACTTCACGGCCATGAAGGCTATCTCTTTGATCAATTTATGACAAATTTATGGAATAAAAGGAGCGATCAATACGGGGGAAGTCTTGAAAATAGGTTGAGATTTCCGCTTCAAGTGCTTCAAAAAATAAAAAAACGACTAAGCCCTGATTTTCCGGTACAATACCGGTATGGCCTCAAGCACTATGTCAAAGCAATTCATCACGGGGCAGTTTCCGGCGAACAATTTGAGGAAGCAGGCAGGGATACGAATGAGGGCATAGAAATAGGGAAAAAATTAGAGAAGGCTGGCTTCGATGCCCTGCACGTAGATGCTGGTTGTTATGATAGTTGGTATTGGGCGCACCCACCCAACTTCATGGGGCATGGGTGTCTAGCTGATCTTATCGCTAAAGTAAAAAGAGAAGTTAATATACCTGTAATCGGTGTTGGCAGGCTAGATGACCCGTTTACTGCGAACAGGGTGGTTGGTGAAGGCAAGATGGACTTGGCCGCCATTGGTAGAGGTTTATTGGCAGATCCTCACTGGGTAAAAAAAATTAGAAAAGACCAAGCGGAAAGCATTAGACCGTGTATTGCCTGCCATGAGGGTTGCTTAAATCGAATCTTTGAGGGAAAGCCGCTTTCCTGTTCATTGAACCCGACAGTCGGACGCGAAAGGAGATATGCGGCTGAACCGGTCATAAATGCTCTAAATACTGTTGTTGTTGGGGGTGGTATCGGCGGGTTAGAGGCGGCTAGGGTTTTGGGGCTGCGGGGACATCATGTAAAGCTTTTTGAAAAACGGAATGATTTGGGCGGTCATGTTATTGCCGGCTCGGTGCCGGAATTCAAAAGAGATTTAAGAAGACTGCTCCAATGGTATGAACGGCAACTTAAAGAGGAGGGGGTCGAGGTTGTTGTGGGTAAAGCGGTGAATGAAGATTTACTAAACCGACAGAATGCAGATTTAGTAATATTTGCTACCGGATCTTATCCTGTCGCTCCTAAAATTCAGGGTTTATCAAATGAAAACTCGATGTTTGTTTCTGACCTTTTGATGAAAAGCGACACATTGGAGGGGGACGTTGTCACGATAATCGGCGGTGGGCACTCGGGCTGCGAGGCCGCACTGCATATGGCCCCAAAAAAGCGAAAAGTTAGAATAGTAGAAATGCTTCCTGAGCTCATGATGGCTGGCATGACAGTCCCTTATGTAAATAAAAAAATGCTTTTGGACCTACTTGATTATTATGAAGTGGAGGTGTTGACGAGTTCATGTGTAGTAGAAATCTCAAATGCCGCCCTCACAATAACTGATAAAGACAATAAAGATAGGCGTTTTAACAGTGATATTGTGGCCTATGCGACGGGAATGGCGCCAGATCGCAGGCTTTACGATAAATTTAAGGATAACATTCCAGGAAGTTATCTGGTTGGCGATGCACGAGAGCCACGAAACATACAAGCCGCGATATGGGAAGCTTATGAAGTGGGGCGCACCGTCTAA
- a CDS encoding amidohydrolase family protein, with protein sequence MYDKIIRNGHIVTHSDVFEADLAIEDGKIAAIGQNLGEAKETIDAEGKFVMPGCIDPHVHMGIFLDYEGDVKSETAAAAAGGTTTIIQYLIGKESQEEVYNTMKAPISKLASCDVAFHGVLLFDSHLDEIEKMAGLGVHSNKFLMAYKGKAGEQIGLQGVNIDSGFLYKAFEKMKAIGGIPMIHAEHIELVFAVEEKFKDQNTLKTWADARPNAAEEIDLYIGCRLAEEVGCPIYQVHSSIGNAADIASEFRQRGNKVYVETCPHYLVTNYYGENLESPLLGKINPPIRSPQDQENIWKGVINGRLDTIGTDSANNMYKDKWADGNIWNMQLDYSSVEYLLPLLLSEGVNKGRLSLTDVVRMTSYNTSKIFGLYPRKGIMAIGADADLVIVDLEKKKTVKASERHSISDYSLYEGWEIKGLPVRTIIRGQNVVENEKLVAEPGLGQFVPTEPAHK encoded by the coding sequence ATGTACGACAAAATAATTCGTAACGGACATATCGTTACCCATTCCGATGTTTTTGAGGCCGACCTAGCTATTGAAGATGGAAAGATAGCGGCAATAGGACAGAATTTGGGGGAAGCAAAAGAAACGATTGATGCCGAAGGAAAATTTGTGATGCCTGGTTGTATCGACCCTCATGTGCATATGGGAATCTTTCTTGACTATGAGGGGGATGTCAAATCGGAGACGGCGGCAGCCGCAGCCGGCGGAACGACTACAATTATCCAGTATTTAATCGGTAAAGAGTCCCAGGAGGAAGTATATAACACCATGAAAGCGCCAATCAGTAAATTGGCTTCTTGTGATGTGGCATTTCATGGTGTTTTGCTTTTTGATTCACATCTTGATGAAATTGAAAAAATGGCCGGCTTGGGGGTTCATTCAAATAAGTTCCTAATGGCTTATAAGGGAAAGGCCGGAGAGCAGATCGGTCTTCAAGGTGTGAATATCGACAGCGGTTTCCTCTATAAAGCATTTGAAAAAATGAAGGCTATTGGCGGGATACCAATGATCCATGCCGAACATATTGAACTTGTCTTTGCCGTTGAAGAAAAGTTCAAGGACCAGAATACATTAAAAACGTGGGCAGATGCACGGCCAAACGCAGCCGAGGAAATAGATCTGTACATCGGCTGCCGGTTGGCGGAGGAGGTTGGGTGCCCCATATATCAGGTTCACAGCAGCATAGGCAACGCAGCAGATATTGCTAGTGAATTTAGGCAAAGGGGGAACAAAGTTTATGTGGAAACCTGCCCTCACTACTTAGTTACAAATTATTACGGTGAAAATCTTGAATCTCCTTTGCTTGGAAAAATCAATCCTCCCATACGCAGTCCACAGGACCAGGAAAATATCTGGAAAGGTGTTATTAATGGAAGATTAGATACAATAGGAACAGATAGCGCAAATAATATGTATAAGGATAAATGGGCGGATGGCAATATTTGGAACATGCAACTTGATTATTCCAGTGTAGAATATTTGTTGCCACTGTTGCTTTCCGAGGGGGTAAATAAAGGAAGACTGTCTTTAACTGATGTAGTTAGGATGACATCTTACAATACCAGTAAAATATTCGGCCTCTATCCAAGAAAAGGAATAATGGCTATAGGCGCAGATGCGGATTTAGTAATTGTCGACCTTGAAAAAAAGAAGACCGTCAAAGCGTCGGAACGCCATTCAATTTCCGATTACAGCCTTTATGAAGGATGGGAAATTAAAGGTTTGCCGGTTAGAACAATTATACGAGGTCAAAATGTGGTAGAAAATGAAAAGCTGGTCGCAGAACCGGGATTAGGCCAGTTTGTTCCAACAGAACCTGCACATAAATAA
- a CDS encoding isochorismatase family protein encodes MTNGREEIYQKSKLGGGIGFGKRPAIIVIDLQKGFTLPEATAGADMTTTVENVKKLTDASREKNVKVYYTRVGYEKDGVDLGPFGHKAMVLRDFTRDHWFYEMDERLDIRESDIVLEKHWPSAFFGTHLLQMFIATHIDTVIITGCTTAGCVYASALDSCSYGFRTIVAEECVADRAEDTHNMFLWNMGQKYADVMSVKEVIAEIGKVEKMEYDLLW; translated from the coding sequence ATGACTAATGGAAGGGAAGAAATATACCAAAAATCTAAACTCGGGGGAGGTATCGGATTCGGTAAACGCCCGGCTATTATTGTTATAGATCTACAAAAAGGCTTTACTCTTCCTGAAGCTACAGCCGGCGCGGACATGACCACAACCGTGGAAAATGTAAAAAAGCTGACTGATGCGTCCAGAGAAAAAAATGTTAAGGTTTACTATACCAGAGTGGGATATGAGAAAGATGGTGTGGATTTAGGCCCATTTGGACATAAAGCAATGGTGTTGAGGGATTTCACAAGAGATCATTGGTTTTATGAAATGGATGAAAGGCTGGATATACGGGAGTCGGATATCGTACTTGAAAAGCATTGGCCGTCGGCTTTTTTTGGCACCCATCTTCTGCAGATGTTTATTGCTACGCATATCGACACTGTGATTATAACAGGCTGTACAACAGCCGGTTGCGTTTACGCAAGCGCCTTAGACTCCTGCTCTTATGGTTTCAGAACTATTGTTGCAGAAGAGTGTGTGGCTGACAGAGCCGAAGACACCCATAACATGTTTCTCTGGAATATGGGGCAAAAATATGCAGACGTGATGAGTGTTAAGGAGGTGATAGCGGAGATAGGGAAGGTTGAGAAAATGGAGTATGATTTGCTCTGGTAA
- a CDS encoding isocitrate lyase/PEP mutase family protein, with translation MPKIEQRRACLRNLLDSGEVIVAPGAYDALTAKLIEQIGFQAAYVTGAGVAVTKLGVPDIGLVAMTEQLETAKNIVNSTQIPIICDIDTGYGNALNLMRTVREFERIGVSAVQVEDQLTPKRCGHIDGKQVVSQDEMLRKIEAFKKARTSKDLF, from the coding sequence ATGCCAAAGATTGAACAGCGCAGAGCTTGTTTGAGAAATTTATTGGATTCTGGCGAAGTTATAGTGGCACCAGGTGCCTATGATGCTTTGACTGCCAAGCTGATTGAGCAGATCGGGTTTCAAGCTGCTTACGTTACCGGTGCTGGTGTAGCAGTAACGAAATTAGGGGTGCCGGATATAGGCTTGGTTGCTATGACGGAGCAGTTGGAAACCGCTAAAAATATTGTTAACTCCACTCAAATACCAATTATATGTGATATCGATACAGGGTACGGGAATGCTTTGAATTTAATGCGAACTGTTCGGGAGTTCGAACGTATCGGAGTTTCAGCTGTTCAAGTCGAAGACCAGCTGACGCCTAAGCGTTGCGGTCACATTGATGGAAAACAGGTAGTGAGTCAGGATGAAATGTTAAGAAAAATCGAAGCCTTTAAAAAAGCCAGAACCTCGAAAGACCTTTTTTAA
- a CDS encoding sigma 54-interacting transcriptional regulator has product MTTNNYLTFNNSDKNDDAPGIDKDRTIFGNGNSSLFKENLNFEPYDFQPEVCEAWHSFIYSGRIDHEAMPKYIVDSWQRSKWHNVDPFDFKPELYLDTKNYNNILKKNKEIIDLAQPIMENIYGSLEKSRYLVVLYCANGYHLLRLGHRADLDRSSEYSIIEGLCFEEHCVGTCGFSLVKHHLKPIFICGCQHYSRLLHYVTGSYAPILHPRTKNLLGVLGVSGAKTMPNPHTLSIVIAATTAIENMLNLQNTKNKLFVYNKSLQVAINAVQDGFLIIDSQGHVFDYNKALKSICCISKDIHGLHISTLPQFSAICDEALECLTEKKDKEVKADCSIENNMYMVHLTPLKQKEHMQGVMLQFKNIREIARTYQKIAGYHTKFTISSICGSSEHMKQVKKDICIAAKSEACVVIEGESGTGKEVVAQAIHNESQRRNGPFVAVNCAAVPHELLESTLFGHEKGAFTGAHSSHIGKFELADSGTLFLDEIGEMSPAMQAKLLRAIEEKQIERVGGKKQIPIDIRILSATNRDLYVLSEQNLFRKDLYYRMNVFCIALPPLRERRKDINELIQYFVCQLAESIAISQPGISDEFVNLLLTRDFPGNIRELKNVIHSAMIKLEGGNILLPEHLGENKRRIIKNDAHLTTVNQDQGLMPENTIEEIQVRTILDTLSRCSGNKSKAAKLLGISRATLYRKLDKVK; this is encoded by the coding sequence ATGACGACAAATAATTATTTAACCTTTAATAATTCTGATAAAAATGATGACGCGCCGGGTATAGACAAGGATCGCACTATATTTGGAAATGGAAATAGTAGCCTTTTTAAAGAGAATTTGAATTTTGAGCCTTACGATTTTCAGCCGGAAGTGTGCGAAGCATGGCATTCGTTTATTTATTCCGGAAGAATCGATCATGAAGCAATGCCCAAATATATTGTCGATTCGTGGCAGAGAAGCAAATGGCACAATGTTGATCCCTTTGATTTTAAGCCGGAACTATATCTGGATACAAAAAATTATAACAATATTTTAAAAAAAAATAAGGAGATTATAGATCTTGCCCAACCAATAATGGAGAACATTTATGGTTCATTAGAAAAAAGCCGGTATCTAGTTGTCCTTTACTGTGCAAATGGATATCATTTGCTCCGGTTAGGGCATAGGGCTGATCTGGATCGGTCAAGTGAATATTCTATTATAGAAGGTCTCTGTTTTGAAGAACATTGTGTCGGCACATGCGGTTTTTCTCTGGTTAAGCATCATTTAAAACCCATATTTATCTGCGGTTGTCAGCATTATTCCAGATTGTTGCATTATGTTACAGGTTCATATGCGCCGATTCTCCACCCTCGAACGAAAAACTTATTAGGCGTGTTAGGCGTTTCAGGTGCCAAAACAATGCCAAACCCGCATACGCTTTCTATAGTGATTGCAGCCACAACAGCCATAGAAAATATGTTGAATCTTCAAAATACGAAAAATAAGCTTTTTGTATACAACAAATCTCTTCAGGTAGCTATAAATGCGGTTCAAGACGGATTTTTAATCATTGATAGTCAGGGACATGTATTTGACTATAATAAGGCGTTAAAAAGTATTTGCTGTATCAGTAAAGATATTCACGGTTTGCATATATCTACTTTACCCCAGTTTAGTGCTATTTGCGACGAGGCGCTTGAGTGCTTAACGGAAAAAAAAGACAAGGAGGTAAAAGCTGACTGTTCGATTGAAAATAATATGTATATGGTTCATTTAACCCCCTTAAAGCAAAAGGAGCACATGCAAGGGGTGATGCTGCAATTCAAAAATATCCGGGAAATAGCCCGGACGTATCAGAAAATTGCCGGATACCACACCAAGTTTACGATTTCTTCTATTTGTGGTTCAAGCGAGCATATGAAACAGGTCAAAAAAGATATTTGTATTGCCGCCAAATCAGAGGCTTGTGTGGTCATCGAAGGAGAAAGTGGTACCGGGAAAGAAGTTGTTGCCCAGGCAATTCATAATGAAAGTCAAAGGCGGAATGGACCTTTTGTGGCTGTTAATTGTGCAGCTGTCCCCCATGAATTACTTGAATCGACACTTTTCGGTCATGAAAAGGGAGCGTTTACAGGTGCACACTCTTCGCATATAGGCAAATTTGAACTTGCTGACTCCGGCACGCTTTTTTTGGATGAAATTGGTGAAATGAGTCCCGCTATGCAAGCAAAGCTTTTGAGAGCCATAGAGGAAAAACAAATCGAAAGGGTCGGCGGGAAAAAACAAATACCAATAGATATCAGAATATTATCTGCAACCAATCGTGACTTATATGTTTTAAGTGAACAGAATTTATTCCGGAAAGATTTGTATTATCGAATGAATGTTTTTTGCATTGCATTGCCACCATTACGAGAAAGAAGAAAAGACATTAATGAGTTAATCCAATATTTTGTTTGCCAACTCGCTGAATCTATAGCCATATCCCAGCCTGGTATTTCAGATGAGTTTGTTAATTTGCTTTTAACTCGAGACTTTCCAGGCAACATTCGTGAATTAAAAAATGTCATTCACAGCGCCATGATAAAACTCGAGGGTGGAAATATCCTGTTACCTGAACATCTGGGTGAAAATAAACGGCGCATCATTAAAAATGATGCCCATTTAACTACAGTTAATCAAGATCAAGGTCTCATGCCTGAAAATACGATTGAAGAGATCCAAGTCCGAACCATTCTCGATACTTTGAGCAGGTGTTCAGGCAACAAATCAAAAGCTGCTAAGCTTTTGGGGATAAGCCGGGCGACACTCTATCGAAAGTTGGACAAAGTAAAATAA
- a CDS encoding SLC13 family permease, translating to MIKSLRHIIIGFIVFSALTSYLFSLFSSGANEPTRAAAVVIFALGFWATTALPEYLTAIMFFLFALVLKIAPPNVVFSGFHSKALWLVFGGLIIGVAVNNTGLGPRFARRILSYMSTSYLLNISIIVFTAILFSFFMPSTTGRVVLLVPVVAAISDRLGFNEGSKGRSGMVMAATLACFAPSCAILPANVANMILAGAAEKVYNIDFRFVEYFKWQFPILVMKAIAIILLARFLFPARIELARNSCKTLNISPISFSGSEKRLAFILAATLFLWATDTLHGISPAWVAMAAGVACFIPFFQILPAESFRKEINFSLLFYVAGVLGVGALVDSSGLGQAMGNKLLTFIKFYPALDFYNFICIVIVEIALSLVTTVPGLPAVMTPLAQEISNATGFHLQTVIMTQVIGFSTLIFPYQVPPILVGMNLGAVRGVDGVKITASLALVTLIFIVPTLYLWWLYLGFFR from the coding sequence ATGATCAAAAGTTTAAGGCATATCATCATAGGATTTATTGTCTTTTCGGCGTTGACATCCTATCTTTTTTCTTTGTTTTCTTCCGGGGCGAATGAACCGACGCGTGCCGCCGCTGTAGTTATTTTTGCATTAGGTTTCTGGGCTACAACGGCATTGCCTGAATACTTAACAGCAATCATGTTTTTCCTGTTTGCCCTTGTATTAAAAATTGCCCCCCCGAACGTTGTCTTTTCAGGTTTTCACTCCAAAGCGTTGTGGCTTGTCTTCGGTGGATTGATTATAGGTGTTGCTGTAAATAATACTGGTTTAGGGCCACGTTTCGCCAGACGTATTTTGAGCTACATGTCTACTTCTTATCTTTTAAATATCAGTATTATTGTTTTTACAGCTATTCTTTTTTCCTTTTTCATGCCCTCTACGACAGGACGGGTGGTTTTACTGGTTCCAGTAGTAGCGGCTATATCCGATCGGCTTGGATTTAATGAGGGAAGCAAAGGGCGGAGCGGGATGGTCATGGCTGCCACATTAGCGTGCTTTGCTCCATCCTGCGCCATTTTGCCGGCAAATGTAGCCAATATGATATTGGCTGGAGCAGCTGAAAAGGTGTATAATATAGATTTTCGTTTTGTTGAGTATTTTAAATGGCAATTTCCGATATTAGTAATGAAAGCAATTGCGATCATATTGCTCGCCAGGTTTTTATTCCCTGCTCGCATTGAGTTGGCAAGGAATTCTTGTAAAACCTTAAACATATCACCCATATCATTCAGTGGCAGCGAAAAACGTTTGGCTTTCATTTTGGCAGCGACCCTATTTTTATGGGCCACAGATACTTTACATGGCATATCACCCGCATGGGTGGCCATGGCTGCCGGGGTCGCATGTTTTATACCGTTTTTTCAAATCTTGCCTGCTGAATCTTTCCGAAAAGAAATAAACTTTAGCCTGCTTTTTTATGTTGCCGGCGTTCTCGGTGTTGGCGCATTGGTAGATAGCAGCGGGCTGGGGCAAGCCATGGGAAATAAGCTTTTAACCTTCATTAAGTTTTATCCCGCATTAGATTTTTATAATTTTATATGTATCGTTATTGTTGAGATCGCGCTTAGTCTTGTGACAACAGTGCCGGGGCTGCCTGCTGTAATGACCCCCCTTGCCCAGGAAATTTCCAACGCAACAGGATTTCATCTGCAGACAGTTATTATGACACAAGTCATTGGATTTTCAACACTTATTTTTCCTTATCAGGTACCTCCAATACTTGTCGGAATGAATTTGGGGGCTGTTCGGGGAGTTGATGGCGTAAAAATCACGGCATCTCTTGCGCTAGTAACTTTGATTTTTATTGTACCAACATTATATTTATGGTGGCTATATTTGGGATTTTTTAGATGA